The sequence ACGAGCCCGCTGCTGGCGGCGGGCCAGATTGGTGAGGGGCTGAGCCATACCATGATGCTCACCCTCTCGACCGCGATTGCGGCGGGTGGCTTGCTCATGGCGTTGGCCAAGCGTCTGCGTCTTCCCGGGATCGTCTTGCTGCTCTACGGCGGCATTACCCTTGGCCCGGAAGGGTGGGGGATCGTCCAGCCCAACTCGCTGGGCCCGATTCTCAACGTGCTGGTGTCGCTCGCGGTCGGCCTGATCCTTTTCGAGGGCGGGCTGACGCTCAACGTGGCCGGCTACAAGACCGCGCCGCAGATCATCCGCAACCTGCTCACGATCGGGGTGCTGACGACCTGGCTGCTCACCAGCGGGGTCATCTGGCTGGTCACCGGCTGCGAGCCGACTTTTGCCTTGCTGGCCGGCACGCTGGTGACGGTGACGGGCCCGACGGTGATCTCGCCCATCCTGAAGCGTATTCGGCTCAAATGGAACCTGCACCACATCCTGCACTGGGAGGGCGTGTTGATCGACCCGGTGGGCGTGTTCCTCGCGGTGCTCGCCTATGAGTGGGTGGTCGTCGGCGGGGGCGAGGTGGCGATGATCAACCTGCTGCTGCGGATCGTGGGCGGCCTGGGCATCGGCTTTATCGCCGGCCAGCTCATCTGTTGGCTGCTCAAGCGGCGCTTCATCCCGGAAGACATGGTCAACGTCTTCATGCTCAGCAGTGCGGTGGCGACTTTTGGGGTCACAGATGCGCTGATCTCCGAAGGCGGTCTGCTTTCGGTGACGGTGGCGGGCCTGATTGTGGGTTCGCGCCAGCCTCCGGGCTTGGAGCCGATCATCGAATTCAAATCGGTAATCGTCGACCTGCTGATCGGCTTCGTCTTCATCCTGCTTACCGCCCGGCTCGACCTCGACCAGTTTGCCAACTTCGGCTGGCAGGGCTTCCTCGTGGTGGGTGCGGTCGTGGCGTTGATCCGCCCGGCGTCCATCCTGCTCAGCTCCTGGAATCAGGGGCTCGACTGGCGCGAAAAGACTTTCCTCTCCTGGGTGGCCCCGCGGGGCGTCGTGGCGGCCTCCATGGCTTCCCTTTTCACCCTCTCGCTCAGTGAGCAGGGGCGCTTCGCCAACCCGGAATTTATCGAGACCTTCGTCTACTCCGTCATCGTGGTGACGGTCGTCCTGCAAGGCTTCTCGGCCGGTCCGCTGGCCGCGATTCTGCGCCTGCAGGAAAAGCCGCGCATGGGCTGGCTGATCATCGGGGCGCATCCCTTGGCGCGTTCGGTGGCCAAGTTCCTGCGCGACCGGCGTCAGGTGCCCGTGGCGCTGATCGACGGCAACCGCCGCGCGGTGGGAGAGGCGCAGGCCGAGGGGCTCGTGGCGCTCTTTGCCGACGCGCGCGATGTGTCCAACCTCGAAGAGCGCGAAGAGCTGCGGGGCATCGGCCGCCTGCTAGCCTTTACGGATAATGAGGACCTGAACGAGCTGCTGTGCCAGAAATGGGCCGGCGCGTTTGGCAAGACGCACGTCTACCGCTGGTCGTCCAACGTGCAGAAGGAGGAGGCTATCGGCACCGTGCTGTGGAGCTGGATGCCCAAGCCCAGTATGATCAGCAGCGAAGTGATGCTCGGTGAGGCCGCCATTGTGGAGCTGACGGGCGAGCGCCTTCGTACCCCCGGTAACCTGTCGGCCTTGATGACCGCGAACCCCCGCGAGGTCTTGCTCGACCCCGGGCCCGAGACCCGCCTCAAGGCCGACCGCAACGTGGAGCCCGTGACGCTTTACCTCCAGCGCGAGGCAGACCACCTGTTACAGGCCCTGCGCGCCGAGCTGGTGCTGAGGGTCAAGGCCGAGACCCGCAATGAGCTGCTCGAAGAGTTGGTCACGCATCTGGCGGGGCAATTCCCGGCCCTCTCGATCAGCCGCACGCTCACCGAGATTCAGGAGCGCGAGAATGCCGCCCCCACGCTCATCGGCCACGGCATCGCCCTGCCGCACGCCCACATCAGCGGCTTGGATGAGACCATCGCGGTGCTGGCCCAGATCCCCGGAGGTATGACTTATTACCCCGGCGAGACGGAGCCTGTGCGGCTGGTCTTCCTGCTCCTGAGCCCGCCGGAGCAGCCCGAGATGCACCTGGCGGTGCTCAGCGAGATCGCGCGCCTCTGCAGCGATGCGCAGGTGCGTCAGGAGCTGATGGAGTGCGAGGACCAGGAGGAAATCCTGATCATCGTCCGCCGCCATCGGCGGCAGCACACCCCCTACGCCGATGTCCGGGGCTAATAGGGCTCATGTGAAAAGTAGATAAAAATATAGGTGTGATTCCTTATTTCCGTACTAAGCTGCACGTCCGACAAACCGATCTTTTCTCAGCAATGAACGACCGCATCTCCTCTGCCTCTACCACGCGCTTCCCGATCGTTTCCTATGAGGAGGCATCTCCCGAGGTCCGCGCCGTCTATGACGATGCGATGCGGACGCTGCAGCTGCCCTTTGTGCTCAACTGGTTCAAGTGTCAAGGGGGCAACGCCACGCTGCTGCGGGGCAACTGGGCAAAGCTGAAGAGCACGCTGCTGGAGGGCGAGGTGCCCAATGTGCTCAAGCAACTCATCATCTACAACGTGTCGAAGCAGCGGGGCTGCGAATACTGCGCGCGCGCACACGCCATCTTTGCCGACAGCATGAGCAGCATGATCTCGACTGCTCCGGGTTTCCGCGCCACCAACCTCGAAAGCCCGGAGATTCCCGAGAGCTTCAAGGTGGCGGTGAGGCTGACGACCAAGGCGGCCATGTATCCCCAGGATTTTTCGAACCAGGATTACGCCGCGCTGCTCGATGTGGGCTTTACGACCGATGAGACCCAGGAGTTGCTCGCTCAGGCAGACCTCGTGAACATGCTCAATACGATCGCCGACCTTTCCGGCATCCGTATCGACAACGAACTCGTCGAAATCGAACAGTGATCACGACGGTGGAGACGGGCACCCAGCAGGGATACCGGATCGCCTACGAGGCCTTTGCCCAGCTGTCGGCCAAGCTCAACAAGCTGCACCGGCTGGAGGAGGTCCAGGCCTGTCTCGCGCGCAACCTCAAATACCTTTTCAGCTTCCGCCTGCTGCGCGTGGTCTTCAACTACGAGCGGCGTTGGATCCTCTCGGAGACGCAACCGGGCGAGTCATACATCGGCCCGTACCCGTCTGGCAGCCTCCTGAAGCTCGAGCGCCAGCTCTACGAGCACGGGCTGCCCGTGGTGCTGGGCGGCGAAGCATTGCTGCCGCACGCTGCCGATCTGCAGCAGCCGGCCGAAGAATTGCACGAGCTGTGGGGCTGGGTCTTTGGTGAAGAGCACAATCGCCGGATCATGATCATGCTCGCGCCCGGCCCTTCCTACCAGATCACGCACAAAGACGTGGTCATCATCCGGCTGCTGGCGGAGGTGCTCGAAGCCAAGCTGATGGAAGTGTGTCTCTTTGATGAGGTGGCGGAGAAAAACCGCCGGATCGAGACGATGGTCCGTACCCAGAGCCAGATCATCAAGCTGCAGACCAAGGATCTGGAGGAGAAAAACCACAAGCTGCTGGAAATCCTCTCCATCAACGCCCACCACATGCGGGAACCCTTGACGCGGATCATGGGGCTGCTTTCCCTGCTCCAGAGTGATCCGGCGATGGTGGAAGAATTGCTGCCCATGTTGAAGGTTTCTTCGCAAGACCTCGACGAAACCCTGCAGAACGTGATCCGCATTGCCGATACTGAACTGAGTAAACCAGCGCCGAACGCTACATGAGCCGCAAATGTATCATGCTGGTCGACGACCAGCAGATCGCCAATTTCATCCTGCGCAAGCTGATCCTCAAGCACGGACCGGAGGCGGACGTCCATGACTTCACGGCGCCGGCCGATGCCTTGCGCGCGATTTCCGAGCTGGGGCCCGACGTCATTTTCCTCGATCTCAATATGCCGGGGATCGACGGCTGG comes from Verrucomicrobiota bacterium JB022 and encodes:
- a CDS encoding response regulator, translating into MSRKCIMLVDDQQIANFILRKLILKHGPEADVHDFTAPADALRAISELGPDVIFLDLNMPGIDGWGFLDRMREFGYEQPVVIVTSSTSEVDRSRALGYGNVVTFCSKPMLAQDLGQALAKVG
- a CDS encoding cation:proton antiporter — protein: MLDVTSPLLAAGQIGEGLSHTMMLTLSTAIAAGGLLMALAKRLRLPGIVLLLYGGITLGPEGWGIVQPNSLGPILNVLVSLAVGLILFEGGLTLNVAGYKTAPQIIRNLLTIGVLTTWLLTSGVIWLVTGCEPTFALLAGTLVTVTGPTVISPILKRIRLKWNLHHILHWEGVLIDPVGVFLAVLAYEWVVVGGGEVAMINLLLRIVGGLGIGFIAGQLICWLLKRRFIPEDMVNVFMLSSAVATFGVTDALISEGGLLSVTVAGLIVGSRQPPGLEPIIEFKSVIVDLLIGFVFILLTARLDLDQFANFGWQGFLVVGAVVALIRPASILLSSWNQGLDWREKTFLSWVAPRGVVAASMASLFTLSLSEQGRFANPEFIETFVYSVIVVTVVLQGFSAGPLAAILRLQEKPRMGWLIIGAHPLARSVAKFLRDRRQVPVALIDGNRRAVGEAQAEGLVALFADARDVSNLEEREELRGIGRLLAFTDNEDLNELLCQKWAGAFGKTHVYRWSSNVQKEEAIGTVLWSWMPKPSMISSEVMLGEAAIVELTGERLRTPGNLSALMTANPREVLLDPGPETRLKADRNVEPVTLYLQREADHLLQALRAELVLRVKAETRNELLEELVTHLAGQFPALSISRTLTEIQERENAAPTLIGHGIALPHAHISGLDETIAVLAQIPGGMTYYPGETEPVRLVFLLLSPPEQPEMHLAVLSEIARLCSDAQVRQELMECEDQEEILIIVRRHRRQHTPYADVRG
- a CDS encoding carboxymuconolactone decarboxylase family protein — encoded protein: MNDRISSASTTRFPIVSYEEASPEVRAVYDDAMRTLQLPFVLNWFKCQGGNATLLRGNWAKLKSTLLEGEVPNVLKQLIIYNVSKQRGCEYCARAHAIFADSMSSMISTAPGFRATNLESPEIPESFKVAVRLTTKAAMYPQDFSNQDYAALLDVGFTTDETQELLAQADLVNMLNTIADLSGIRIDNELVEIEQ